Proteins from one Mucilaginibacter jinjuensis genomic window:
- a CDS encoding sigma-54-dependent Fis family transcriptional regulator, whose amino-acid sequence MEKKITEEGFCRNLKNIYEQLFSVRDRYDLIYLINKSLGGIDPFSHSMVSLVNKDGRSYSVFLLKPGSPVQSTPETGIISDKSYSVNDGFYDQILSFDTPVICHFQELSLKGKLPTYLKSGYVTGVDKMVAVSLNSDNQKVGNLVFFMKDKGEVSAKLLHIVQETVRLASLVVDNIIINEDMKARELEKSLLLSLSKDLSAVRDKAGLSALINIKVNGLFHSKGFAIDLIDDRRKTFRTYMVDGDRALMEHSGSYSFMNEREMPLISGLHDRILGIDDPVCLLREDMMALPEEADYLRGGTEMGRLHLMGTRLRTAGQTTGILWVYVGRYVPFSLTMAFASQIAVAVANIKANEEIGRRETEKALLLSFANELAAAKDKKQLGAVINKCLQSFFLVKEYMISVRNADGISHSFYLYDESAHFINAPGFQNVMAAKMAIAGGPVERIYQEGEPLLFDVRSILESKTIKFESGPFWLSVGIPQILGAMLSVGNENIGVLWMEPDQINRELLKAVSNQIAIAISNIVANERISQHIAEINTYKKQLEEEKLYLQEEIVNAYNHTEFVGDSQEMQKIYHLLSHVAFTNSTVLILGETGTGKELAARAIHDGSPRKDKLMIKVNCATMPASLIDSELFGHERGSFTGAFERRLGKFELANKGTLFLDEIGEMPLELQAKLLRALQEKEIERVGGKTTIKVDVRIIAATNRDLAQEVKEGRFRRDLFYRLNVFPVTLPPLRERVEDIPVLVTHFINKYARNTGKKVHHISDKALNELTSYHWPGNVRELEHLMERCVLLSRSKTISEIPFPITEKLIASSPADDLPYIKTIRENERDHIIHVLNYCKGKVAGLQGAAAWLGVPVSTLNARIKKLGIQKEMTFTKK is encoded by the coding sequence ATGGAAAAAAAAATAACTGAAGAAGGCTTCTGTAGGAATTTAAAGAACATCTATGAACAATTGTTTAGCGTCCGTGACAGATACGATCTCATATACCTGATCAACAAAAGTTTAGGTGGAATAGATCCGTTCAGTCACAGCATGGTGAGTTTAGTTAACAAAGATGGCCGTTCATATTCGGTCTTTTTGCTGAAACCGGGCTCGCCTGTCCAATCTACACCGGAAACCGGTATAATTTCAGATAAGAGCTATTCGGTTAATGATGGTTTTTATGACCAAATTTTATCTTTTGACACACCAGTAATTTGTCATTTTCAAGAGCTTTCATTAAAAGGAAAACTACCAACCTATCTCAAATCCGGGTATGTTACAGGTGTGGACAAGATGGTGGCTGTAAGCCTGAACAGCGATAATCAAAAGGTTGGTAACCTGGTTTTTTTTATGAAAGATAAAGGTGAAGTCAGTGCGAAGCTTCTGCATATTGTTCAGGAAACGGTCAGGCTGGCATCACTTGTCGTTGATAATATTATTATCAATGAAGACATGAAGGCGCGGGAACTTGAAAAATCATTATTGCTTTCCCTGAGTAAGGATTTGTCTGCTGTACGGGACAAAGCCGGTTTATCTGCGCTAATCAATATCAAAGTAAACGGGCTGTTCCATTCCAAAGGCTTCGCCATTGACTTGATAGATGACCGTCGAAAGACGTTCCGGACCTATATGGTAGATGGAGACCGAGCATTAATGGAACACTCAGGATCTTACAGCTTTATGAACGAGCGGGAAATGCCGCTGATATCAGGCTTGCATGACCGTATATTAGGGATCGATGACCCGGTTTGCCTGCTCAGGGAGGATATGATGGCATTGCCGGAAGAAGCAGATTATCTGCGTGGCGGCACGGAAATGGGCCGTCTTCATTTAATGGGTACCAGATTACGTACGGCCGGACAAACAACCGGTATATTGTGGGTCTATGTCGGCCGCTATGTACCGTTCAGCCTGACAATGGCATTTGCCAGTCAGATTGCAGTAGCTGTGGCTAACATCAAAGCTAACGAAGAAATCGGCAGGCGCGAAACAGAAAAAGCTTTGCTGCTGTCGTTCGCCAATGAACTGGCCGCTGCCAAAGACAAAAAGCAGCTTGGCGCTGTCATTAACAAATGCCTTCAGAGTTTTTTTCTTGTTAAAGAGTATATGATCTCAGTGCGGAATGCTGACGGTATATCACACAGCTTCTATCTCTATGATGAATCCGCACATTTTATCAATGCCCCTGGATTTCAAAATGTGATGGCAGCTAAGATGGCGATAGCGGGAGGACCCGTGGAGCGCATATACCAGGAAGGGGAGCCTTTACTGTTTGATGTGAGATCTATTTTGGAGTCTAAAACGATCAAATTTGAGAGCGGCCCATTTTGGCTTTCTGTAGGCATTCCACAAATACTGGGCGCAATGCTAAGTGTCGGCAACGAAAATATTGGTGTCCTTTGGATGGAGCCCGATCAGATTAACAGGGAACTGCTGAAGGCCGTTTCTAACCAGATCGCGATCGCGATCTCCAATATTGTCGCCAATGAAAGGATCAGCCAGCACATAGCTGAGATTAATACCTATAAAAAACAGCTGGAGGAAGAGAAACTCTATTTACAGGAAGAAATCGTAAACGCTTATAACCATACGGAATTCGTCGGGGATTCACAGGAAATGCAAAAAATTTATCATCTTCTTTCCCATGTTGCTTTTACCAACAGTACCGTCCTGATACTTGGAGAAACGGGAACAGGTAAGGAGCTTGCAGCCAGGGCAATACATGATGGCTCACCTCGTAAAGATAAACTAATGATTAAGGTCAACTGCGCTACTATGCCCGCCAGCCTCATTGATAGCGAGTTGTTTGGACATGAGCGCGGCAGTTTTACAGGCGCTTTTGAACGCAGGCTAGGAAAATTCGAGCTGGCCAACAAAGGGACACTGTTCCTGGATGAGATCGGCGAAATGCCATTGGAATTACAGGCCAAACTTTTAAGGGCGCTACAGGAAAAAGAGATTGAACGGGTCGGTGGAAAAACAACGATTAAAGTTGATGTCAGGATCATTGCGGCAACTAATCGTGACCTGGCGCAAGAGGTTAAAGAAGGGCGATTCCGAAGAGACCTCTTTTATCGTTTGAACGTTTTCCCGGTAACACTTCCGCCACTTCGTGAACGTGTGGAGGATATTCCTGTACTGGTTACTCATTTCATAAATAAGTATGCCAGGAATACAGGAAAGAAAGTGCATCATATTAGTGATAAGGCGTTGAACGAGCTGACGAGTTATCATTGGCCCGGAAACGTCAGGGAACTGGAGCATTTGATGGAACGGTGTGTTCTGCTCTCACGCAGTAAGACCATTAGCGAGATCCCTTTTCCGATCACGGAAAAGCTTATTGCTTCCTCACCCGCTGATGACCTACCTTATATTAAAACCATCCGGGAGAATGAACGCGATCATATTATCCACGTGTTGAATTATTGCAAAGGAAAGGTAGCCGGACTTCAAGGGGCAGCCGCCTGGCTTGGTGTTCCCGTGTCCACGCTTAACGCGCGCATTAAGAAACTGGGTATACAAAAAGAGATGACCTTTACGAAAAAGTGA
- a CDS encoding glycoside hydrolase family 71/99-like protein — protein sequence MRKLTICLLVALAFLGCKKNAVEQNGHDLIANKTSVRAMTKVTKSTSKKIFMHWMPWFETPDSKGAWGYHWKMNTQNPDIIVNGKRQIAAYAYPQTGPYASSDPDIIEYQLLLMKYSGVDGVMIDWPGTRVLYDYPDNLANSNALISKLNALGLQFGIVEEDRNWDAGMAANAHADFTYMQSNYFNQSNYLKVNNTPVVLNFGPITFHQPSEWDQILNGITPKPKIIPLYGYTSQVGTNNAGGEFPWIYQDHPNVVNNYYAQAASFPISVGVVYPGFNPFYQAGGASGPTWQIAYNGTSTFSGMLDKALASSVGIIQFATWNDYGEGTMIEPTAEFGYSFLTTMQQKLGVGYTQHELELIYRLYQYRKQYKTDNSKQSQLNQVFTYFANQQVSNAETLLNTIGGGTTTPPTQPPATGTINIKNKWLNTFLYEDNGQVKYGSSNTDARSKWALEQVNGHTRIKNVSTGHYLNIEHLYSYAESSVIPDSYYSSYWVLEDYNGFKRLKNEWKGTYLNLENQSGFAQCTAVPNTFDSSQWTLN from the coding sequence ATGAGAAAGCTTACTATTTGCTTGCTTGTCGCCCTGGCATTCCTTGGCTGTAAGAAAAATGCTGTGGAACAAAATGGACACGATTTAATCGCGAACAAGACGTCTGTGCGTGCAATGACCAAAGTAACCAAATCAACCTCCAAAAAGATTTTCATGCACTGGATGCCTTGGTTTGAAACACCGGATTCTAAAGGTGCCTGGGGTTATCACTGGAAGATGAATACGCAGAATCCTGACATTATCGTTAATGGGAAGCGTCAGATTGCTGCCTACGCCTACCCCCAAACCGGTCCTTATGCCTCATCTGATCCCGATATCATAGAGTATCAATTACTCTTAATGAAGTACTCAGGTGTCGATGGTGTAATGATCGACTGGCCGGGCACCAGGGTCTTATATGATTATCCGGATAATCTGGCTAATTCCAATGCCTTAATAAGTAAACTGAACGCTTTAGGGCTTCAATTTGGTATTGTAGAGGAAGACCGGAACTGGGATGCGGGAATGGCTGCCAACGCCCATGCAGATTTCACCTACATGCAGAGTAACTACTTCAATCAGAGTAATTACCTGAAAGTAAACAATACACCTGTAGTGTTAAATTTTGGTCCTATCACTTTTCACCAGCCATCCGAATGGGACCAAATTTTGAACGGCATTACACCGAAGCCAAAGATCATCCCCCTATATGGCTATACCAGTCAGGTTGGTACCAACAACGCTGGTGGCGAATTCCCATGGATCTATCAAGACCATCCAAACGTCGTAAATAATTATTATGCACAGGCTGCCAGTTTCCCCATATCTGTTGGCGTAGTATACCCCGGCTTTAATCCGTTTTATCAGGCCGGCGGTGCTTCCGGCCCAACCTGGCAAATTGCTTATAACGGAACGTCTACGTTCTCCGGTATGTTAGATAAAGCGCTTGCCTCTAGTGTCGGTATTATACAATTCGCTACATGGAACGATTACGGCGAGGGAACCATGATTGAGCCCACGGCAGAGTTTGGTTACAGCTTCCTAACCACCATGCAGCAAAAATTGGGTGTTGGTTACACACAGCACGAACTGGAACTTATTTATCGTTTATATCAGTATCGTAAACAATACAAAACAGATAACAGTAAACAATCGCAGTTAAATCAGGTATTTACTTATTTCGCCAATCAACAAGTGAGTAATGCTGAAACGTTATTAAATACCATCGGTGGCGGTACAACTACCCCTCCAACACAACCACCTGCAACAGGCACCATCAACATTAAGAATAAATGGCTCAACACCTTCTTATACGAGGACAACGGTCAGGTGAAATACGGCAGTTCCAATACTGATGCCAGATCCAAGTGGGCTTTGGAACAGGTCAACGGACATACCCGGATCAAAAATGTAAGTACAGGTCATTACCTTAACATCGAACACTTGTACAGCTATGCAGAAAGTTCGGTTATACCAGACAGCTATTATAGCAGCTATTGGGTGCTGGAGGATTATAATGGCTTCAAAAGACTGAAAAATGAATGGAAAGGCACTTATCTTAATCTGGAAAACCAGAGCGGATTTGCCCAGTGCACAGCCGTACCAAATACATTTGACAGCAGTCAGTGGACATTGAACTAA
- a CDS encoding sensor histidine kinase, translated as MPTKLDLYQRVVPLAGLGIWERNFETGEFYWNKVIREILEIADDFTTTLEHSLQFYRKPELIRQLIDQAILSGSYEVAELELITARSNLKWVRVRVQAECQYGRCLKIYGTLEDITENVRLMNTLVEREVRFSNAFDYAPIGMALVSLNGGWIKVNQSLCKLLGYQEDEFLQHTFQDFTHPDDLESDLSQLNQLLAGDIESYSMEKRYFHAEGRTIYALLNVSLVRDEAENPLYFVSQIKDISDRRRSMEIIKEQNNRLLNFAHIVSHNLRSHTGNIRMLTDMILSENDEEERANLTQMLHVNADNLLETLEHLNEVVKVQDNGQSGRVFLNLNNEIHRVINILSGSIRQSGAVVNLEIKTDITVEFSPAYLESILMNLITNSLKYKHPDRAPEINISATKKNGSVSLQVKDNGLGIDMALYGSKLFGMYKTFHKHPDARGMGLFLVKNQVEAMGGSITAESQPGVGTTFLIEFD; from the coding sequence ATGCCTACCAAACTTGACCTTTACCAGCGCGTCGTGCCCTTAGCCGGCCTGGGGATTTGGGAACGAAATTTCGAAACCGGAGAGTTTTATTGGAATAAAGTGATTCGCGAGATCCTCGAAATAGCGGACGATTTTACTACGACCCTTGAGCACTCACTACAATTTTACAGAAAGCCGGAATTAATCAGACAACTAATTGATCAGGCAATTTTATCCGGATCTTACGAAGTTGCGGAGTTGGAATTGATTACTGCAAGAAGCAATTTGAAATGGGTCAGGGTTAGAGTACAAGCAGAATGTCAATATGGGAGGTGTCTAAAAATTTATGGCACACTTGAAGACATCACAGAAAACGTCAGATTGATGAATACGCTGGTCGAACGGGAGGTTAGATTTTCTAACGCGTTTGATTATGCACCTATTGGGATGGCGCTGGTATCATTGAACGGCGGGTGGATTAAGGTTAATCAAAGCCTATGTAAGTTACTGGGTTATCAGGAGGATGAGTTCTTACAACATACATTTCAAGACTTTACGCATCCTGATGACCTGGAAAGCGACCTTTCCCAACTTAATCAGTTATTGGCCGGAGATATAGAATCTTATAGTATGGAAAAGAGATACTTTCATGCTGAAGGCCGTACTATTTATGCGTTATTAAATGTTTCCTTGGTCAGGGATGAAGCAGAAAACCCATTATACTTTGTTTCCCAAATCAAGGATATTTCCGACCGCAGAAGAAGCATGGAAATCATAAAGGAACAAAACAACAGGCTATTAAACTTTGCGCACATCGTATCGCATAATCTCCGGTCCCATACCGGAAACATCCGCATGCTTACAGATATGATTCTATCTGAAAACGACGAGGAGGAGCGCGCTAATTTAACGCAGATGCTGCATGTTAACGCCGATAACCTATTGGAAACGCTTGAGCATCTTAACGAAGTCGTTAAAGTACAAGATAATGGGCAGTCCGGCCGGGTTTTCCTTAACCTGAATAATGAAATTCATCGGGTTATTAACATTTTGTCCGGCTCCATTAGACAGAGTGGGGCTGTGGTGAACTTGGAAATTAAAACTGATATAACAGTTGAATTCAGTCCCGCATATTTGGAAAGCATACTGATGAACTTGATTACCAATAGCCTCAAATACAAGCACCCCGATCGTGCTCCGGAAATTAATATTTCCGCCACGAAAAAAAATGGTAGCGTTAGCCTGCAGGTAAAAGACAACGGTCTTGGAATCGATATGGCATTATACGGGAGTAAGTTATTCGGAATGTACAAGACTTTTCATAAACATCCCGACGCCAGGGGGATGGGGCTTTTTCTGGTAAAGAACCAGGTGGAGGCTATGGGCGGATCGATCACTGCTGAAAGTCAGCCAGGGGTGGGGACGACTTTTTTAATTGAATTTGATTAA